The following proteins are encoded in a genomic region of Thermococcus henrietii:
- a CDS encoding ABC transporter permease, producing MADTKVEEYETREEYEMGILDRFSDKLIDGFASFMDHIKKDWKRKNQSKIKEWKLMAYAINRSPPTLLGLFIVIIYIFIGIFGPYLAPWPYDFFPVNYNYSAQLAPPGSTYFLNVTTIENGYIVHYTTHIHYLLGSDTYGRDLVSILLAGARTALVLDIFIILIGPTIGIILGLISGYYGGKIDELIMRITDMFLAFPGLILAIALSAVLPGRIQNFLNAHAWAQTLVLKLFALHPRDVNNLGKLLAVFVALVIVWWPGYARITRGSTLTEKENLYVEAARAIGLPTRTILFRHILPNIIGPILVMITMDFGGIILTEAGLSFLGLGAVPPIPDWGNLINQGSQQFPQAWWLVAFPGIVIVTVVLGWNLLGDGLRDILDPRTRRSLEFKLKKKSTGGEASA from the coding sequence ATGGCCGATACCAAGGTTGAGGAGTACGAGACGAGGGAAGAATACGAGATGGGCATACTTGACAGGTTCAGCGACAAGCTAATAGACGGCTTTGCGTCCTTTATGGATCACATCAAAAAGGACTGGAAGCGTAAGAACCAGTCCAAGATAAAGGAATGGAAGCTGATGGCCTACGCCATAAACCGCTCACCGCCGACGCTCTTAGGGCTCTTCATCGTTATCATCTACATCTTCATCGGAATCTTTGGCCCATATCTGGCCCCGTGGCCCTACGACTTCTTCCCCGTCAACTACAACTACTCCGCCCAACTCGCGCCTCCCGGCTCAACGTATTTCCTCAACGTGACGACGATAGAGAACGGCTACATAGTCCACTACACGACTCACATTCACTACCTCCTCGGCTCCGACACCTACGGAAGGGACCTCGTCAGCATCCTGCTCGCCGGTGCGAGGACGGCACTAGTGCTGGACATCTTCATCATCCTGATAGGCCCGACGATAGGTATAATCCTCGGCTTAATCTCCGGCTACTACGGCGGCAAGATTGACGAGCTCATAATGCGTATAACAGACATGTTCCTTGCCTTCCCTGGATTAATCCTCGCAATAGCCCTCTCCGCAGTTCTGCCCGGCAGGATTCAGAACTTCCTCAACGCACACGCATGGGCGCAAACCCTCGTGCTCAAGCTGTTCGCACTCCATCCAAGGGACGTTAACAACCTCGGAAAACTGCTGGCCGTCTTCGTTGCCCTTGTCATAGTCTGGTGGCCGGGTTACGCGAGGATAACGCGTGGTTCGACGCTGACCGAAAAGGAGAACCTCTACGTCGAAGCCGCCCGTGCTATAGGTCTGCCAACGAGGACGATACTCTTCAGGCACATTCTTCCGAACATCATCGGCCCGATACTGGTTATGATTACAATGGACTTCGGTGGAATCATCTTAACCGAGGCCGGCCTGAGCTTCCTTGGACTCGGTGCGGTTCCACCGATACCGGACTGGGGTAACCTCATCAACCAGGGCTCTCAGCAGTTCCCACAGGCGTGGTGGCTGGTCGCCTTCCCGGGAATAGTCATAGTCACCGTGGTTCTTGGCTGGAACCTCCTCGGCGATGGTTTGAGGGACATACTCGACCCGAGAACGAGGAGGAGCCTCGAGTTCAAGCTCAAGAAGAAGTCCACTGGAGGTGAGGCCAGTGCCTGA
- a CDS encoding ABC transporter permease — MAGLGKFLVRRALTFIPTLIGVTLIVFVIAYVIPANPVRAWAGGEKASQAAIEMIKKEYHLDQPWYDQYIFLVKGLFTNSLLDPLNQEPVFTNIGNRFVVTFQLALFAFLFVVLMGLPLGIISALKRNTTTDMVLRIIALIFISTPIYVIAYLFIWLFFIHWNMTTLAGIPPGPPHKITHIPVIDDILTLNWGNFVEQVKRFWLPGFTLGIAAAGVLMRFTRNSFLEAYSRDSTLFLKAKGVPKSRLYRHVLKNALVPVITILALQFGGLLAGTPITETVFNLPGIGRYALQAIMYLDFPALIGVTFLYAIVFVTANLVADILYAVIDPRVRF, encoded by the coding sequence GTGGCAGGGCTTGGAAAGTTCCTCGTTAGAAGGGCACTGACTTTTATCCCAACCCTCATCGGAGTCACGCTCATCGTTTTTGTAATAGCCTACGTAATCCCGGCCAATCCCGTCCGAGCCTGGGCCGGGGGTGAGAAGGCTTCTCAGGCCGCAATCGAGATGATTAAAAAGGAGTACCACCTCGACCAGCCTTGGTACGACCAGTACATTTTCCTTGTTAAGGGTCTCTTTACGAACTCCCTGCTCGACCCCCTGAATCAGGAGCCGGTTTTTACGAACATAGGCAATCGTTTCGTTGTAACGTTCCAACTGGCGTTGTTTGCGTTCCTGTTCGTGGTCCTAATGGGCCTCCCGTTGGGTATAATCTCCGCGCTTAAGAGGAACACAACCACTGACATGGTTCTCAGGATAATAGCTTTGATATTCATCTCAACGCCAATCTACGTTATAGCCTACCTCTTCATATGGCTCTTCTTCATTCACTGGAACATGACGACACTCGCGGGAATTCCGCCGGGTCCGCCCCACAAGATAACCCACATCCCCGTCATAGACGACATACTAACGCTCAACTGGGGCAACTTCGTCGAGCAGGTCAAGCGCTTCTGGCTCCCGGGCTTTACGCTTGGAATCGCCGCGGCGGGTGTCCTCATGAGGTTCACGAGGAACTCCTTCCTTGAGGCATACAGCAGGGACAGCACGCTCTTCCTCAAAGCCAAAGGAGTTCCAAAGAGCAGGCTCTACAGGCACGTTCTCAAGAACGCCCTCGTCCCCGTCATAACAATCCTCGCCCTCCAGTTCGGAGGACTGCTCGCAGGAACGCCGATTACCGAGACCGTCTTCAACCTCCCCGGAATCGGTCGCTACGCGCTCCAGGCGATAATGTACCTCGACTTCCCAGCGCTCATAGGTGTGACCTTCCTCTACGCCATAGTCTTCGTTACCGCCAACCTCGTTGCAGACATCCTCTACGCGGTCATAGACCCGAGGGTGAGGTTCTGA
- a CDS encoding ABC transporter substrate-binding protein, translated as MKGKTAVVLLVVFLVAFSVVASGCIGGSSVSKTTVSPASPSSSSSQSSASSSASSTTSSSSAGTTTTTVQQSKAVKYIEEHLSKATVVDTPKYVVVVGPAGSGAKVSNLPNKPVVVVSYKVNEQKTPTIQELMKNQQGFGQINPAFMRDPDLDALIQVARKVTDPTLRGALYNALYILANKLVPEIIIGDNKATRVYWNWVHNWYYNPVLAARWDLVMEDKNAPKVQIGIGNYENEPGTIVETTIGWPSSFDPAFDYETFGWALYHNVGDTLVTYWESETKKVSPDLAVAWAHNKNGTVWYFVIRGGVKAYDPKTGKLYPINATDVEFEFWRILRAGYSVNWMLATYTDLKKSYAMSDQEFNEVLSKGGIIADYNGKTKEVKSLKELLQFFGYSGPTAGVYKLVLPQPYGGILSVLADPYLMVIPAKYMLGDKYEEAMKAADWGRNPEAWNKYIQQGSNDPIHKMLQNNLIGVFTGPFYIKAAKQNSYIILERNPYYWNSSVWKKLEEKYPNYVTTKRVIYVISNDATTRISLFQKGVADIAAVPVDRLNAVKNLKLGNFQSKIDSFVTPDMLFIVLNVQKKPFDNQLVREALAWATPYQQIYQAVYKGYMVPNYGPIPIGWLGYTTYGVTKYTYNLAKALELIKKSGIDPKKYTISIYYNTGNSQREKLATLLQNSWGQLGFKISVTPLSWPTLLSKTASGDFDVYIVGWAPDFLDPDDYIGPFLQSAVVFDSLNYEVING; from the coding sequence ATGAAAGGTAAAACCGCAGTAGTGCTTTTGGTAGTTTTTTTGGTTGCGTTTTCTGTAGTGGCCAGCGGCTGTATTGGAGGAAGCAGTGTTAGCAAGACGACCGTTAGTCCGGCTTCCCCAAGCTCCTCATCCAGCCAGTCCAGCGCGAGCTCAAGCGCTTCAAGCACAACTTCAAGCTCCTCGGCTGGGACAACTACCACAACCGTCCAGCAGTCCAAAGCGGTTAAGTACATAGAGGAGCACCTCTCCAAGGCGACCGTTGTTGATACCCCGAAGTACGTGGTTGTCGTTGGTCCTGCGGGAAGCGGTGCGAAGGTTAGCAACCTGCCGAACAAGCCCGTTGTAGTCGTCTCCTACAAGGTCAACGAGCAGAAGACCCCGACCATTCAGGAGCTCATGAAGAACCAGCAGGGTTTCGGTCAGATTAACCCCGCCTTCATGCGCGACCCTGACCTCGATGCCCTCATCCAGGTAGCGAGGAAGGTTACCGACCCAACCCTTAGGGGTGCCCTCTACAACGCCCTCTACATCCTCGCCAACAAGCTCGTTCCCGAGATAATCATCGGTGACAACAAAGCAACCCGTGTTTACTGGAACTGGGTCCACAACTGGTACTACAACCCGGTTCTCGCCGCGCGCTGGGACCTCGTTATGGAGGACAAGAACGCCCCCAAGGTGCAGATTGGAATAGGCAACTACGAGAACGAGCCTGGAACGATAGTTGAAACCACCATCGGATGGCCGAGCTCCTTCGACCCGGCCTTCGACTACGAGACCTTCGGATGGGCCCTCTACCACAACGTTGGTGACACGCTCGTTACCTACTGGGAGAGCGAGACCAAGAAGGTCTCACCCGACCTTGCGGTTGCTTGGGCTCACAACAAGAACGGAACCGTCTGGTACTTCGTCATCCGCGGTGGAGTCAAGGCCTACGACCCCAAGACCGGCAAACTCTACCCGATTAACGCCACCGACGTCGAGTTCGAGTTCTGGCGCATCCTCAGGGCTGGCTACTCCGTCAACTGGATGCTTGCTACCTACACCGACCTCAAGAAGAGCTACGCCATGAGCGACCAGGAGTTTAACGAGGTCCTCTCCAAGGGCGGAATAATAGCCGACTACAACGGCAAGACCAAGGAGGTTAAGAGCCTTAAGGAGCTCCTCCAGTTCTTCGGCTACAGCGGACCCACCGCCGGCGTTTACAAGCTCGTCCTGCCGCAGCCGTACGGTGGAATACTCAGCGTTCTCGCGGACCCGTACCTCATGGTCATCCCGGCCAAGTACATGCTCGGTGACAAGTACGAGGAGGCCATGAAGGCGGCGGACTGGGGCAGGAACCCCGAGGCCTGGAACAAGTACATCCAGCAGGGTTCCAACGACCCGATTCACAAGATGCTCCAGAACAACCTCATCGGTGTCTTCACCGGGCCGTTCTACATCAAGGCCGCCAAGCAGAACAGCTACATAATCCTCGAGAGGAACCCGTACTACTGGAACTCCAGCGTCTGGAAGAAGCTTGAGGAGAAGTACCCGAACTACGTTACCACCAAGCGCGTCATCTACGTCATCTCCAACGACGCCACCACGAGGATAAGCCTCTTCCAGAAGGGTGTTGCAGACATCGCCGCCGTCCCAGTTGACAGGCTCAATGCCGTCAAGAACCTCAAGCTCGGCAACTTCCAGTCCAAGATTGACTCCTTCGTAACTCCGGACATGCTCTTCATAGTCCTCAACGTCCAGAAGAAGCCCTTCGACAACCAGCTCGTCAGGGAGGCTCTCGCATGGGCAACCCCGTACCAGCAGATTTACCAGGCCGTCTACAAAGGCTACATGGTGCCCAACTACGGACCGATTCCGATTGGATGGCTCGGCTATACGACCTACGGCGTTACCAAGTACACCTACAACCTCGCCAAGGCCCTTGAGCTCATAAAGAAGTCGGGAATCGACCCGAAGAAGTACACGATAAGCATCTACTACAACACTGGAAACTCACAGCGTGAGAAGCTGGCAACGCTCCTCCAGAACAGCTGGGGACAGCTCGGCTTCAAGATTTCAGTGACGCCGCTCTCCTGGCCGACCCTCCTCAGCAAGACGGCCAGCGGTGACTTCGACGTCTACATTGTCGGATGGGCCCCGGACTTCCTCGACCCGGACGACTACATTGGCCCGTTCCTCCAGAGTGCGGTTGTCTTCGACAGCCTCAACTACGAGGTTATAAACGGCTGA
- a CDS encoding Lrp/AsnC family transcriptional regulator: MVRSYVLLTVEIGKVESVIEALKQIPGVTKADAVTGPYDAIVHIEAKDLGELTRRILHDIHNIDGVIDTTTAIVVEMEEE, translated from the coding sequence ATGGTCAGGTCGTATGTTTTGTTGACTGTAGAAATTGGAAAAGTTGAGAGCGTTATCGAGGCCCTCAAGCAGATACCGGGCGTTACCAAGGCCGACGCCGTCACCGGCCCCTACGATGCCATCGTCCACATCGAGGCCAAGGACCTCGGTGAGCTGACGAGGAGAATCCTCCACGACATCCACAACATCGACGGCGTTATAGACACCACTACCGCCATCGTCGTTGAGATGGAGGAGGAGTGA
- a CDS encoding signal recognition particle protein Srp19 has translation MKFAVWPSELDARLSRKYGRTVPKNVAVDAPKLSEIEDAVLILGMKVIEKDHSKLNPRLSGLDEELRTYGFLRVESPYGKGKSLKMIAEKIRGLRSRAKSKKGKAKRKRR, from the coding sequence ATGAAGTTCGCGGTGTGGCCGAGCGAGCTCGACGCGAGACTCAGCAGGAAGTACGGGAGAACGGTTCCCAAGAACGTCGCGGTTGACGCTCCAAAGCTCTCCGAGATAGAGGACGCCGTTCTAATCCTCGGGATGAAGGTCATTGAAAAGGACCACAGCAAGCTCAACCCCCGTCTCTCGGGTCTCGACGAGGAGCTCAGAACCTACGGTTTTCTGAGGGTTGAGAGCCCCTATGGAAAAGGGAAGAGCCTCAAAATGATTGCGGAGAAGATTAGAGGACTCCGTTCGAGAGCAAAGTCCAAGAAGGGCAAGGCTAAGAGGAAGAGAAGGTAA
- a CDS encoding DUF257 family protein, which produces MVIKNLEKDVLSFMTPGDVVLIEYQSREPIENLAWGELLPAINAGGVVVVDFFGMGEILLRKFMRRGDVDYFGVLELLKDLRVVRVGPGTVTYGEILEDVVPSYDPHTFLRSYHSIMSKISRLPQKPKYMVTFGLGHYIHFNPENAIKSILTAVSTIPAEDLIIINFVNADVIKRAHLAILEELSTAIVEVSGGEFKVYKDGGIGD; this is translated from the coding sequence ATGGTCATCAAAAACCTTGAGAAAGACGTGCTCAGCTTCATGACCCCCGGAGACGTTGTTTTAATCGAGTACCAGTCGCGAGAACCAATAGAGAACCTTGCGTGGGGCGAGCTGTTACCTGCCATAAACGCCGGCGGGGTAGTCGTGGTTGACTTCTTTGGAATGGGCGAGATTCTCCTCAGGAAGTTCATGAGGAGGGGAGATGTTGATTACTTCGGTGTTCTGGAGCTCCTCAAAGACCTAAGGGTCGTAAGGGTCGGGCCAGGAACGGTAACCTACGGCGAAATCCTTGAGGACGTTGTGCCGAGCTACGACCCGCACACGTTCCTGAGGAGCTACCACTCCATCATGAGCAAGATATCAAGGCTTCCCCAGAAGCCGAAGTACATGGTAACCTTCGGACTCGGCCACTACATCCACTTCAACCCCGAGAACGCCATCAAGTCGATACTTACGGCGGTGAGCACGATTCCAGCGGAGGACCTCATCATAATCAACTTCGTGAACGCCGACGTCATAAAGCGCGCCCACCTCGCGATACTCGAGGAACTCAGCACGGCAATAGTGGAGGTCTCCGGAGGGGAGTTCAAAGTCTACAAGGACGGTGGGATTGGTGATTGA
- a CDS encoding tRNA (adenine-N1)-methyltransferase: MIEEGSRVLLVDKRGKRYIVKVENREFHTDLGILRLGELIGRPYGSRIESHKGETFVALKPDINDIIAKMKRGPQIVHPKDAGIIIAYAGISPGNTVIEAGAGSGALTIFLANAVGPEGKVISYEVRRDFYEIAKRNIELAGFSDRVVLKNRSIYDGIEEETADHIVLDLPQPENVLPHAVDVLRPGGYFVAYTPCMNQVHRFFRALEEYREHFMRPRVVEVLVREQEVKRDCMRPKTTMLAHTGYITFLRKL; this comes from the coding sequence GTGATTGAGGAGGGAAGCAGGGTTCTTCTCGTCGATAAGAGGGGAAAGCGCTACATCGTGAAGGTTGAGAACAGGGAGTTCCACACCGACCTCGGAATCCTCCGGCTAGGGGAGCTCATAGGAAGGCCCTACGGGAGCAGGATAGAGAGCCACAAGGGTGAAACCTTCGTGGCGCTCAAGCCGGACATCAACGACATAATAGCGAAGATGAAACGGGGGCCACAGATAGTCCACCCCAAAGACGCAGGCATAATAATAGCCTACGCAGGCATTTCACCCGGCAACACCGTCATAGAGGCCGGCGCCGGGAGCGGGGCTTTGACGATATTCCTCGCCAACGCCGTCGGGCCGGAGGGAAAAGTGATAAGCTACGAGGTCAGGAGGGACTTCTACGAGATAGCGAAGAGGAACATCGAGCTCGCTGGCTTCTCGGACAGGGTTGTTCTGAAGAACAGGAGCATCTACGACGGAATAGAGGAGGAGACCGCCGACCACATCGTCTTAGATTTACCGCAACCGGAGAACGTCCTTCCGCACGCGGTTGACGTTTTAAGGCCGGGTGGATACTTCGTGGCCTACACGCCCTGCATGAACCAGGTTCACCGCTTCTTCAGGGCGCTGGAGGAGTACAGGGAGCACTTCATGAGGCCGAGGGTCGTCGAGGTCCTCGTCAGAGAACAGGAAGTAAAGAGGGACTGCATGAGGCCGAAAACGACGATGCTGGCTCACACAGGATATATAACCTTCCTCAGGAAGCTGTAA